A genomic window from Candidatus Pelagisphaera phototrophica includes:
- a CDS encoding KdsC family phosphatase, with amino-acid sequence MSEMTHNLNWGAIELFAMDVDGVLTDGSLYVSSDGSETKRFSIIDGLGLVMLREAGVKIAWISGRGSDATDRRAEELKVDFVIQGRKDKAKALSSLLKELGLKPEQAAYMGDDTIDTEAIELAAIGVAVPEAQPELLAAANYTTQRAGGNGAVREVCNHILAARSQLAK; translated from the coding sequence CTCATAACTTGAATTGGGGCGCCATCGAATTGTTCGCGATGGACGTAGATGGCGTTTTGACCGATGGCAGTCTCTATGTCTCCTCGGACGGATCGGAAACAAAACGCTTTTCCATCATCGACGGCCTTGGTCTCGTCATGCTCCGTGAAGCAGGCGTGAAAATTGCCTGGATATCGGGCCGGGGATCGGACGCAACCGATCGCCGGGCGGAGGAGCTCAAGGTTGATTTCGTCATTCAGGGCAGGAAAGACAAAGCCAAAGCGCTTTCTTCGCTTCTAAAGGAATTGGGTCTCAAGCCCGAGCAAGCAGCCTATATGGGAGACGATACCATCGATACCGAAGCGATCGAGCTAGCCGCCATCGGCGTGGCCGTCCCGGAAGCCCAACCCGAACTCCTGGCCGCCGCGAATTACACGACCCAACGGGCTGGTGGAAACGGCGCTGTGCGCGAAGTATGCAACCATATCCTCGCCGCGCGTTCTCAATTAGCTAAATGA